The following are from one region of the Melospiza melodia melodia isolate bMelMel2 chromosome 14, bMelMel2.pri, whole genome shotgun sequence genome:
- the LOC134424762 gene encoding zinc-binding protein A33-like yields the protein MAGSSQERSLREELTCAICCELFSEPVMLDCMHHYCRGCIVRYWDSCARGPSCPQCRRSCPGRAFRTHYLLAGLVDKVRRCGSREHRHRMQKHLEDALQARQKELEKLLQRKHVVQEDICSLTKVSGELNFKIRAEFARLHQILEEEERAVLAGLGEQEEQSLAQLHRQVGQLEEGMAVLQRDIEHVRQTLSKMEDVSLLEVESLDIRPSVSVETQPALDLQHYRDSHSGPLQYIFWRQMLRSICPAPAPLTFDPESAHPNLVLSRDLTAVTERDRAQPVPASPRRFRQCVNVLGSQAFDHGQHYWEVWVGSKTKWDLGVAADAVDRAAKVRLCPENGYWTLRLRNRTEYWASASPWVRLAPRRPPRKVGVFLDCQEGTVAFFDAGDMSHLFTFHQVSAERYCPFFSTCFSDGRDNGEPMRLCHLAL from the exons ATGGCCGGCAGCAGCCAGGAGCGCAGCCTGCGGGAGGAGCTGACCTGTGCCATCTGCTGCGAGCTGTTCAGCGAGCCCGTCATGCTGGACTGCATGCACCACTACTGCCGGGGCTGCATCGTGCGCTACTGGGACAGCTGCGCCCGCGGCCCCTCGTGCCCGCAGTGCCGCCGCAGCTGCCCCGGCCGCGCCTTCCGCACGCACTACCTGCTGGCCGGCCTGGTGGACAAGGTGCGGCGCTGCGGCTCCCGGGAGCACCGGCACAGGATGCAG AAGCACCTGGAAGATGCTTTGCAGGCCCGTCAGAAGGAGCTGGAGAAGTTGCTGCAGAGGAAGCATGTGGTGCAGGAGGACATCTGCAGCCTGACG AAAGTGTCTGGGGAGCTGAACTTCAAGATTCGGGCTGAGTTTGCTCGCCTTCATCAAATCctggaggaagaggagagagctgtgctggcagggctgggtgagcaggaggagcagtccctggcccagctgcacaggcaGGTtggccagctggaggaggggatgGCAGTGCTGCAGAGGGACATCGAGCACGTCAGGCAGACCCTGAGCAAGATGGAAGATGTGTCACTGCTGGAG GTGGAGAGCCTGGATATCAG GCCCTCGGTGAGCGTTGAGACCCAGCCTGCCCTggacctgcagcactacagggaCAGCCACAGTGGGCCCTTGCAGTACATCTTCTGGAGGCAGATGCTGCGCTCCATCTGCCCTG ctcctgccccgCTCACCTTTGACCCTGAGTCAGCCCACCCCAACCTGGTCCTGTCCAGGGATCTGACAGCAGTGACAGAGAGGGACCGAGCCCAGCCTGTCCCCGCCAGCCCTCGGCGCTTCCGCCAGTGCGTCAACGTGCTGGGCTCGCAGGCCTTCGACCACGGCCAGCACTACTGGGAGGTCTGGGTGGGCAGCAAAACCAAGTGGGACCTGGGGGTGGCTGCTGACGCCGTGGACAGGGCAGCCAAGGTCAGGCTGTGCCCAGAGAACGGCTACTGGACGCTGCGCCTGCGGAACAGGACCGAGTACTGGGCCAGCGCCAGCCCCTGGGTGCGCCTGGCTCCCCGGCGGCCCCCGCGCAAAGTGGGCGTCTTCCTGGACTGCCAGGAGGGCACCGTGGCCTTCTTTGATGCTGGGGACATGTCCCACCTCTTCACCTTCCACCAGGTCTCTGCAGAGAGATACTGCCCCTTCTTCAGCACCTGCTTCAGTGACGGGAGGGACAACGGGGAGCCCATGCGCCTCTGTCACCTGGCGCTGTGA